In the genome of Bremerella sp. P1, the window AGACGGCACCTGGGACGAAGAGCCGTACACCGGAACCGGTTTCCCCCAGGTCTTCTATCTCCGCTACCACTATTACCGCATCTACTTCCCGCTATTGGCCCTGGCCACGTGGGCAAAGAAATTGAGCGAAACGAAAGAAGGATCGCGATGAGTGTCCCAATCTCGCAAATGTGGACCGTCGCGTCGTACGTCCTCAAGCAAAAACTCCTCGGCCGGAAGCGTTACCCGCTGGTCCTGATGCTGGAGCCTCTGTTCCGCTGCAACCTGGCCTGTGCCGGGTGCGGGAAGATCCAATTCCCGGTCGAGATCCTCCGCAAGCAGCTCACCCCAGAGCAGTGCTTCAACGCCGTGGACGAATGCGGAGCCCCGATCGTCAGCATCCCCGGTGGCGAACCACTGCTGCACCCACAGATGCCGGAGATCGTCGAGGGCTTAGTTAAACGCAAAAAGTACATCTACCTTTGCACGAACGCGTTGAAGCTCGAGAAGTCGCTCTCGCAATTCACGCCGAGCAAGTACCTGACGTTTTCGGTGCACATGGACGGCCCGCGTGAAGAGCACGATCACGCCGTCTGCCGGGAAGGAACGTACGACATCGCCGTCAGCGCGATCAAAGCGGCCCTCAAGCAAGGCTTCCGCGTCACGACCAATACCACGCTGTTCGACGGAGCCGAACCGGAACGGATTCGTGGTTTCTTCGACGAGATGATGGAGTTGGGTGTCGAAGGCATGATGCTTTCGCCAGGCTACAGCTACGAGAAGGCCCCGGACCAGGATCACTTCCTGAAGCGTAACCAAACGTATCGATTGTTCCGCGAGATCCTTTCGGCCCCAAAGAAGGCATGGCAGTTCAACCAGAGTCCTCTGTTCGTGGAGTTCCTCAAAGGGAACTACGACCTCGAATGCACCCCGTGGGGCAACCCTACCTACAACATCTTCGGCTGGCAGAAGCCGTGCTACCTGGTCGACGAAGGACACACGCAAACCTTCGCGCAGCTCCTGGAAGCGGTCGAGTGGGATAACTACGGCACGCAGAGCGGCAACCCCAAGTGTGCTAACTGCATGGTCCACAGCGGCTATGAACCGAGTGCGGTCGATGCAACGTTCTCATCGCTTTGCGGATTGATGGAAACGGCCAGACTGACCCTGTTTGGTGCTCCGAAGAAGAACCGACCAATCGTCGACTTGGATTCTGATAAGCGATTCGATGAAGCGGAATCGCCGCAGCGTCCAGAGCGAAAGCCGAATGAATTGCCGGTGCTGCAGTAAGAATCGATACGATACTGGGAACAGCGTGAACGAGCCGCCTACGACCATTGCCTTGGCTTAACCCAATACGACAAGCCTAGTCCCAGCTTGCGGGAATCTTCATCCGTGGCTGCTCCCTCGTTTTCCGGATCAACTTTCCCCCAATCTGCTATCACCATTTGAACTTTGCCTACGTTCCGCTAGAAAGTAGGACTTGAAGGTAAATTTCTTCGTGGGGCATCTCTAGTTGCGGCGTCTGAATTCCCATTTTGTGAACCGGCAAACGGCCCGTCCTTGGGGTTCCACTACTGCTTGCGCAAACAGTTCAGGAAATGCTCGTAAGATTCTTGCCCGGGTTTACCGAAGAAAACGGCGACAACAGCCGAAAAAGGCCAAAGGTCCGGTTGTCCGAAACCGTCGGATGCAGCGGTTGGAAGCTATTTTA includes:
- the hpnH gene encoding adenosyl-hopene transferase HpnH — encoded protein: MSVPISQMWTVASYVLKQKLLGRKRYPLVLMLEPLFRCNLACAGCGKIQFPVEILRKQLTPEQCFNAVDECGAPIVSIPGGEPLLHPQMPEIVEGLVKRKKYIYLCTNALKLEKSLSQFTPSKYLTFSVHMDGPREEHDHAVCREGTYDIAVSAIKAALKQGFRVTTNTTLFDGAEPERIRGFFDEMMELGVEGMMLSPGYSYEKAPDQDHFLKRNQTYRLFREILSAPKKAWQFNQSPLFVEFLKGNYDLECTPWGNPTYNIFGWQKPCYLVDEGHTQTFAQLLEAVEWDNYGTQSGNPKCANCMVHSGYEPSAVDATFSSLCGLMETARLTLFGAPKKNRPIVDLDSDKRFDEAESPQRPERKPNELPVLQ